CTGGAGCCCGGCCTCCACGCCGAACTCGTCGCCGGGGTCGAGTGCCCCTTCCACCCCTTCTCGTTTCAGCAGGAAGTCGTCGCCGAGCTCGGGGATGCCGTTCGGATTGGGCACGTACTTCGTCAGGACCACGACGTTGATGGGCATCTCGTTCCTTCCGGGACGGTGTGCGGCGGGAGCATACCCGCTTTGTTTGCGGGCCAGACGCGGCCGAACAATCCCCTCGGACCGGGGCCGGCTGCTACGCTCGAATGCCGTGGCGACCAGCGGATCCGTGCTCGTGGCGATGTCCGGAGGGGTGGACTCCTCGGTGGCCGCGTGCGTGCTGGCCGAGCTGGGCTATGAGGTGCTGGGCTCGCACATGCGACTGGTCCACACGGGCGGGGTGGAGCACGGCTGCTGCGGTCCCCGGGCCGAGGCCGACGCCCGGGCCGTGGCCGAGCTGGCCGGGTTCCCCTTCGAGGTCGCAGACCTGTCGGAGGAGTTCGAGCGGACCGTGCTGGCCGACTTCTTCGGCGAGCACCGGGCCGGGCGGACCCCCAACCCGTGCGTTCGGTGCAACGAGCAGATCAAGTTCGGCGCGTTCCTGGCCCGCGCCGACCGGCTGGCGGTGGACTTCGTGGCCACCGGCCACTACGTGCGAACGGCGCGCGACCCTGAGGGCGGGTGGCACCTGCTGAAGGGGGCCGACCCCGGCAAGGACCAGTCGTACATGCTGCACACGCTGGGGCAGCGCGAGCTGGCCCGCGCGCTGTTCCCGGTGGGCGGCCAGCCCAAGGCGGAGACCCGCGCCTACGCCCGGCGCCGGGGCCTGCCGGTGGCGGGGAAGCCGGATTCCCAGGAAGTGTGCTTCGTCCCGGGCGCCGACCACACGGCGTTCCTGGAGCGCCACGCGCCGGACCTGGTCCGGGAAGGCGAGGTGGTGGATCCCTCCGGCCGGGTGCTGGGCCGGCACGAGGGGACCTTCCGCTTCACCGTCGGGCAGCGCCGGGGCCTGGGCGTTTCTACAGGCGAGCGCAGCTACGTGGTGGACGTGGACAGAGCGGCCGGCCGCGTGGTGGTGGGGCCGGGCGAGCTGCTGGCCCGCCGGGGCCTGGAGGCCGACCGGGTGTCGTGGGTGGGCGGGCGTCCCCCCGAGGACGGCCCGTTCGAGGCCGAGGTCCGCATCCGGTACCGGGGCGACGCGGTCCCGGCGGTGGTCACGGCCGGCGGCCGGCGGGCTCGGGTGGAGTTCCGGAGCCCCCAGCGGGCCATCGCGCCCGGCCAGAGCGTGGTGTTCTACCGGGACGAGGAGCTGCTGGGCGGGGGCCGGATCACCCGCGCCCTGCGCTGAACGGTCGAGACGAGACGAGGCGAGGCGATGGCCCGAGGCCGGCCGATCTTCGCGGCGTTCTACGACGTCATCGGGCGGATCGACGAGCGCGCTGGGATGCGCGAACGCCGCCGCGACCTCTTGGCGCAGGCCCACGGCCGCGTCGTGGAGATCGGCGCGGGGACCGGCCTGAACTTCGCTCACTATCCCCGGGCGGTGACCAAGGTGGAGGCCACCGAGCCCGACCCGCACATGCGCAAGCGGGCCCGGAAGGCGGCGGCCGTCGCGCCGGTGCCGGTCCAGGTGACGGACGCCGCCGCGGAGGCGCTGCCGTTCGAGGATGCCTCCTTCGACGCCGCGGTGGCCACGCTGGTGCTGTGCTCGGTGCGGGACCCGGACATGGCCCTGCACGAGATCCGTAGGGTGCTCAAGCCCGGCGGGCGCCTGCTGTTCTTCGAGCACGTCCGGGGCACCGGCCGCCTGGCCCGGTGGCAGGACCGGCTGGAGCGTCCCTGGGGATGGTTCGCCGGCGGATGCCACCCCAACCGGGACACGCTCCAGGCCGTCCGGGAGGCCGGCTTCGAGCTGGAGCAGGTCGAGGAGTTCGATTTCAACCCGGCCCTGGTGCTGGTTCGTCCCCATGCCAGCGGGGCCGCCGCCCGCCCCATCGGCCGCTGACCGATCTCCCCCACACATACCCTCCGACCTGCGGAAATCGTTGCCCGCCTCCGGGCTGAGGGTGTGGGGCTCCGGTATGATCGGCTCTCCGAGGACCGCTTCGGCGGGGGGACGAGCGCGTGCCGCTGTTCAAGAAGAAGCCCCAGTCCTTCAACCTTCAGATCCAGGACATCCTGCTCCGGGTCACGGCGCCCGAGGAGTACTACGAGGAATGCCGGGCCGCCGCGCTGTCGGTGTGGGAGCAGCTGTCCGCGTACTCCCTGCGGGACCCGCGGTTCCGGACCAGCAAGCGGCCGGTGGACGTGCCCGAGCAGGCGGCGCCGCTGATCCGGGAGATGGCGGAGGTGGCCCGGCTGGCGGGGGTGGGCCCGGTGTTCACCATCCAGGGCGCCGTCACCGACCACGTGGGCCGGTACCTGGCCAGGTCCCTGCCGGAGGTGCTGGTGTCATCCGGGGGCGACTACCACATCCGCTCGAAGCGCCGCATGAAGCTGGTGATCCACCACACCGCGGAGGGCGAGCCGCTGTCGGTGGTCGTGGATCCCCGGCGTGGCACCAGCGGCGTCTCCACCACCCTCGGCCGCGAGCAGCTGCCCGCGCGAAGCGTGGACGGGCTCACCGTGCTGGCGTCCTCGTGCATGCTGGCCGACGCGGCGTCCGCGGCCGCGATGGCCATCCTGTCCCGGCCCAACTCGCTCCGGCAGGCCCTGGCCTACCTCCGCGAGATCGAGGGCGTCCACGGTGCCATGGTGTTCCAGGGCGAGCGCATCGGCGTGGTGGGCGGCCTCGAGGTCGCCGCATAGCCGTCGCCGCCGAACCGGCCGCCCTACACTCGCGACGTGGCCCGGACCCAGAACCAGACCCAGGAACGGAAGCTCGCCGAGGCGAAGCGCCGCGTCGAGGAGCTTCGGGAGCAGATCAACCACCACGCGTACCGGTACTACGTCCTGGACGACCCCGAGGTCTCCGACGCCGAGTACGACGAGCTGGTCCGCGAGCTCCAGGCCCTCGAGAACGAGTTCCCCGAGCTCATCACGCCGGACAGCCCCACCCAGCGGGTCGGCATCTCACCCGCGGACCTGTTCGCGCCGGTCACGCACGCCACGCCCATGCTCTCGCTCGACAACGCGTTCAGCCGCGAGGAGCTTGAGGCCTGGGGCCGCCGGGTGGAGCGCATCGTCGGCGAGGGTGCCCGGTTCGCCTGTGAGCTGAAGATCGACGGCGTCGCCGTGGCGCTCACGTACGAGGACGGCGCCTACGTCCGCGGCGCGACCCGGGGCGATGGCGTGACCGGTGAGGACATCACCGCGAACATCCGGACGGTGCGGGCTGTCCCCCAGCGACTCCGGCTGTCCGATCCGCCGAGGATGCTGGAGGTCCGCGGCGAGATGTACCTCCCCGTGAAGGCCTTCGAGCAGCTCAACGAGCAGCTGCTGGCCGAGGGGAAGCGCGCCTTCGCCAACCCCCGGAACGCCGCCGCCGGGTCCCTCCGGCAGAAGGACCCCACGGTCACGGCGTCGCGTCCCCTTCGGCTGTGGTGCCACGGCCTGGGGAGGGCCGAGGGGATGCGGTTCGCCTCCCACTCCGAGTCCTTGGCCTGGCTGCGGGAGGCGGGGCTTCCGGTCGACCACAACATCAGGGTGGTGGACACGCTCGATCAGGTGTTCTCGTTCGTCGAGCACTGGGGGAAGCACCGCCACTCGGTCGACTACGAGATCGACGGCGTGGTGGTGAAGGTGGACCAGATCCCGCTCCAGGAGGAGCTCGGGGCGACGTCGCACGCGCCGCGGTGGGCCATCGCGTACAAGTTCCCGCCGGAGGAGCGGACCACGCTGCTCCGGGCCATCGACGTGCACACCGGCAGGACCGGGGTGGTCACGCCGTTCGCCCGCCTGGAGCCCGTGTTCGTGAGCGGCGTCACCGTCACCACGGCCACGCTGCACAACGAGGACGAGGTGAGGCGCAAGGACGTCCGGGTCGGCGACACCGTCATCGTGCGGCGGGCCGGGGACGTCATCCCGGAGGTGGTCGGGCCGGTCCTGTCGAAGCGTCCCAAGAACGCGAGGCGATGGAGGTTTCCGAAGCGGTGCCCCTCCTGCGGGACGGAGCTCGTCCGCAGGGAAGGCGAGGCCTACCGGCGGTGCCCGAACAAGCGGGGCTGCCCGTCGCAGAACGTGGAATGGCTGTTCGCGTTCGCCTCGCGTGGGGCCATGGACATCGAGGGCCTCGGCTACAAGACGGGCTACCTGCTGCTGGACCTGGGCTGGATCCAGGACCCCGCCGACGTCTACTCGCTCACCGCGGAGCAGCTGGCGCAGCTGCCGGGGTTCGCGGAGAAGCGCATCGAGAACCTGCTCAACGCGATCCGGGCCTCGAAGGACCGGCCCGTGTGGAGGCTGCTGGTGGCGCTGAACATCCCCCACGTCGGGTCCACGGTGGCCCGGCTCCTGACCCAGGCGTTCCCGTCGGTCGACCGGCTCTCCGCAGCGACCGAGGAGGACGTCGCGGCGGTGGAGGGCGTGGGGCCGGTCATCGCCCGCAGCATGGTGGAGTGGTTCGCCGACGAGCACAACCGCGCGCTGCTGCACAAGCTCCGGGGGGCCGGCGTCCGTATGGAGGACCCCGAGCCCGAGCGGCCACCGGAAGGCCCGCTCACCGGCTCGACCATCGTGCTCACAGGCGGCCTGGCGGCCATGTCCCGCGACGACGCGACCCGGGCGGCCGAGGAAGCAGGCGCCAAGGTCGTGTCGTCGGTCAGCAAGAAGACCGACTTCGTGGTGGCCGGAGAGAACCCCGGCTCGAAGTACGACAAGGCCGTCCAGCTGGGCGTCGAGGTCATCGACGAGCAGGAGTTCCTGAAGCGCCTGGGCCGGTAGGCGGTGATGATGCAGCTGGGGGCGACCTCTTCCGCCGACCACTCCACGGTGACCTTCCCCAGCGAGTAGGCAGGGCTTTCCTACCGGACTGACCCGGCGAGCACGTCCGAAACCGAGTTCGCGCTGCTGGGCCGGGAGCGGAACGGCAAGTTCTTCTAGGAGCCCGTCGAAGGGCCGGGGGGCCCGAGGTGAGGACGCCCGGATAGACTGGCGCGCATGCCGGTCGAGATCGACATCGACCACGTCGCGCGCCTGGCGCGGCTGGCCCTGACGCCGGAGGAGCGGGAGCGGCTCCGGGTCCAGCTCGGGGTGATCCTCGAGCACGCCGCCCGGGTCCAGGAAGTGGCGGCCGAGGACGTCCCGCCGACCGCGTACGCCGTGCCGCGCACGAACGTCCTGCGGCCCGACGCGGTCGCGCCGTGCCTGCCCTTGGAGGAAGCGCTGGCCGGCGCGCCCGAGGTGGAGGGCGACCGGTTCAAGGTCCCCCGGATCACGGAGCAGGAGTAGCGCGTGGCCGGCCCCGACCTCGAGCTGTGCGACCTGGAGGCGACCGAGCTGGCGCGACGGCTCCGCGCCGGCGAGGCCTCGGCGGCCGAGATCGCGGAATCCGCCCTGCGGCGCGTGGAGGACGTGGACGGCGACGTCCGCGCCTTCCTGACCGTGACGGCGGAGCGGGCTCGGGAACAGGCCGCCGCGGTCGACGCGCGGCTGGCGGGCGGGGAGGAGCTTCCGGCCGTGGCGGGCATCCCGCTGGCGCTGAAGGACGTCCTGGCGACACGGGGCATCCGCAGCACCTGCGGCTCGAAGATCCTCGAGACCTACGTGCCCCCGTACGACTGCACCGCGTGGGCCCGTCTGCGTGAGGCGGGCTCGGTCCTGGTCGGGAAGACCAACTGCGACGAGTTCGCCATGGGCTCGTCGGGCGAGAACTCCGGCTACTTCGTGACCCACAACCCCTGGGACCTGGACCGGGTGCCGGGTGGTTCGTCGGCGGGCTCGGCGGCGGCGGTCGCGGCGGGGGAGGCGGTGTGGGCCCTCGGCACCGACACCGGCGGCTCGGTGCGCCAGCCGGCCTCGCTGTGCGGCGTGGTCGGGCTGAAGCCCACGTACGGCCTGGTGTCTCGCTACGGGCTGATCGCCTTCGCGTCCTCCCTGGACCACGTGGGCACGTTCAGCCGCAGCGTCCGGGACGCCGCGGTCCTGCTCTCGGCCATCGCGGGCAACGATCCCCGCGACGCCACCAGCGTGGACCGGCCGCCCCGTGACTACACCGAGGGGCTGGACGCCGGGCTGCGAGGGCTGCGGGTCGGGGTGACCCGGGAGTCGTTCGACGAGGGCGTGGAGCCGGCCGTGCGCGATTCCATCCGCGCCGCCCTCGACCGGGTGGAGCGGATGGGCGCCCAGATCGGCGATGCCACCCTGGCCCACCAGGACTACGCGTTCAGCGCGTACTACCTGCTGGCGCCGGCGGAGTGCTCGTCGAACCTGGCTCGCTACGACGGGGTCCGGTACGGCCTGCGGGTGCCGGGGGCCGGCGATGTGGTCGAGATGATGATGAAGACGCGCGGCGCCGGCTTCGGCGACGAGGTCAAGCGGCGCATGATCCTGGGTACCTACTCGCTGTCCGCGGGCTACTACGACGCCTTCTACGGTCAGGCCCAGCGGGTCCGCACGCTGGTGATCCGCGACTACGCGGAGCAGTTCGAGCGGTTCGACGTGCTGGTGTCCCCGACGTCGCCCACCACGGCCTTCCGGATCGGCGAGCGCACGGACGATCCCGTCGCCATGTACCTCTCGGACGTGTTCACCATCCCGGCCGACCTGGCGGGCGTGCCGGCCATCTCTGTTCCGTGCGGTGTGGACGAATCCGGTCTGCCCATCGGGCTCCAGTTCACCGGGAAGGCCCTCGACGAGGCGACCGTGCTGCGGGCCGCCTCCGCGTTCGAGCAGGACCTGGGGCGGCGGGAGCGACCGCCGCTCCTGGCCCCGCTGGCCGGCTGACGGCCCTCTCGACGATGGCCGGCTCCGAACCCGACACCGATTCCGCGTTTCCCGCCGCCGAGGGCTCCCGGCTGGCCTGGGAGGACGTGCCGGCCCCGGTGCGCTCGGCCCTGGACGGGCGATTCGGATCGCCGGTGGTCCGGGCGGAGGTCCAGACGGGCGGGTTCTCGCCGGGCACGGCGGCTCGGGTCCAGCTGCGGGACGGCCGGCGTGCGTTCGTGAAGGCGGTGGGGCCCACGCCGAACCCGGACTCGCCCCTGCTCCATCGCAACGAGGCCCGGGTTGCGGCGGCGATGCCGCCGGAGGCTCCGGTTCCCCGGTTCCTGTTCGCGTACGACGACGGCGAATGGGTGGCGCTGGCGTTCGAGGACGTGGACGGGCGGCACCCGGAGGTCCCGTGGCGTCGCGACGAGCTGGATCGGGTCCTGGCGGCGGTGGGGGAGCTGGTGACCTCGCTCACCCCCACGCCGGTGGACGCGCTGCCGGTGGCGGCGTACTTCGAGGAAGAGTTTCGGGGCTGGCGGGAGCTCGCGGCGGGCGGCGCCGAGCTGGACTGGCTGGACCCGTGGGCCCTGTCGAATCTCGACCGGCTGGCTGAGCTGGAGGAAGGGTGGCCGACCGCGGCGGCCGGCGAGACGCTCCTGCACGGGGACCTCCGGGCGGACAACATCCTGGTCACGCCGGATCGCGTGGTGTTCGTGGACTGGCCGCATGCCTCGGTCGGGGCGGGATGGGTCGACCTGACCTTCATGCTCCCGAGCGTGGCCATGCAGCGCGGGCCGAAGCCGTGGGAGCTGTTCGAGCACCATCCGTTGGGTGTCAGCGCCCCGCCCGATCGGGTCGACGCGGTGGTGGCGGCCCTGGCCGGATTCTTCGTGTGGCGAGGGTCCCTCCCGCCGCCCCCCGGCATCCCCGGCGTGCGCGCTTTCCAGCGAGCCCAGGGCGCACGGGCCCTCGAGTGGTTGCGACACCGCCTGGGCGGCGTGTGAGACCTCGGCGCTCCCACCGGTGGTACCATACGTATGGCATGAGGAAGACCACTGTGTACCTGAGCGACGAGGAAGCGGAGGCCCTCAAGCACGCCTCCGCGGTCTCCGGCAAGTCGCAGTCCGAGCTCATCCGGGAAGGGGTCCGCCGAGTGACGCGCGGGCGGCGGCACAAGCGCGCGTTCCACAGCATGGGCATCGGCGAGGGTCCGGGGCTGCCGATCGGGCAGATGGCGGAGGAGATCCTGGAACGGGAGTGGGCTGGCGATCTTGACGCTGATCGTTGATACCGGCCCGCTGTACGCGCAGGCCGACCGGCGCAATCCGGGACGCGAGCCTGTGGTGGACATCCTCCTCAACGAGCGCGGACCACTCGTCGTGTCAGCCTTCGTCGCCGCCGAGACCGACTACCTCATCACGAAGCGGCTGGGAATCGACGCGGAGATCGCCTTCCTCCGGGACGTGGCCGAGGGAACGTACGCCGTGGAGTGCCTGTCCTCAGGCGAGCTGGAGCTGGCGCGCGAAGTCATCGAGGCGTACCGCGATCTGACCATGGGCCTCGCCGACGCTTCCATGGTCGTGCTGGCGCGACGCTATGGGACCCGGCGCCTGCTCACGTTCGACGAGCGACACTTCCGTGCCGTGCGGCCCCTTCAGGGGGGCTCTTTCACGATCCTGCCGGCGGACGCCTGAGAGCCGGTATCGTTTCCCCGTGATGACCGACCTCGAGACCGTCATCGGGCTGGAGTGCCACGTGGAGCTCTCCACGGCCACCAAGATGTTCTGCGGCTGTCCGAACGAGTTCGGGGCGCCGCCGAACACGCACGTCTGTGAGGTCTGCCTGGGGCACCCGGGCACCCTGCCGGTGCCGAACGAGCGGGCCATCGAGTTCGCCATCCGGATCGGCCTGGCCCTGGGCTGCGACATCGCGCCGCGCTCGCTGTTCCACCGGAAGAACTACTTCTATCCGGACATGCCGAAGAACTACCAGATCTCCCAGTACGACCTGCCGATCTGCGTGGGCGGGCATCTGGACATCGAGCTTCCCGACGGGGAAGCGCGGCAGATCGGCATCACCCGGGTCCATCTGGAGGAGGACACCGGGAAGACCACCCACGCCAGCGAGACGGGGCGAATCACCGGGGCCGAGTACGCCCTGGTGGACTACAACCGGGCCGGCGTGCCCCTGGTCGAGGTGGTCTCCGAGCCGGACATGCGCTCGCCGGATGAGGCCCGCGCTTACCTCACCGAGCTCCGCGCTACGCTCGAGTCGCTGGGGGTCTCGGACGTCCGGATGGAGGAGGGGTCGTTCCGGTGCGACGCCAACGTCAGCCTCCGCCCGTACGGCCAGGACGCGTTCGGCGTGAAGGTCGAGGTCAAGAACATGAACTCGATCCGGAGCGTGGAGCGGGCGCTCCGCT
This is a stretch of genomic DNA from Actinomycetota bacterium. It encodes these proteins:
- the mnmA gene encoding tRNA 2-thiouridine(34) synthase MnmA translates to MSGGVDSSVAACVLAELGYEVLGSHMRLVHTGGVEHGCCGPRAEADARAVAELAGFPFEVADLSEEFERTVLADFFGEHRAGRTPNPCVRCNEQIKFGAFLARADRLAVDFVATGHYVRTARDPEGGWHLLKGADPGKDQSYMLHTLGQRELARALFPVGGQPKAETRAYARRRGLPVAGKPDSQEVCFVPGADHTAFLERHAPDLVREGEVVDPSGRVLGRHEGTFRFTVGQRRGLGVSTGERSYVVDVDRAAGRVVVGPGELLARRGLEADRVSWVGGRPPEDGPFEAEVRIRYRGDAVPAVVTAGGRRARVEFRSPQRAIAPGQSVVFYRDEELLGGGRITRALR
- the gatC gene encoding Asp-tRNA(Asn)/Glu-tRNA(Gln) amidotransferase subunit GatC yields the protein MARMPVEIDIDHVARLARLALTPEERERLRVQLGVILEHAARVQEVAAEDVPPTAYAVPRTNVLRPDAVAPCLPLEEALAGAPEVEGDRFKVPRITEQE
- a CDS encoding PIN domain-containing protein, coding for MTLIVDTGPLYAQADRRNPGREPVVDILLNERGPLVVSAFVAAETDYLITKRLGIDAEIAFLRDVAEGTYAVECLSSGELELAREVIEAYRDLTMGLADASMVVLARRYGTRRLLTFDERHFRAVRPLQGGSFTILPADA
- a CDS encoding aminoglycoside phosphotransferase family protein, translating into MAGSEPDTDSAFPAAEGSRLAWEDVPAPVRSALDGRFGSPVVRAEVQTGGFSPGTAARVQLRDGRRAFVKAVGPTPNPDSPLLHRNEARVAAAMPPEAPVPRFLFAYDDGEWVALAFEDVDGRHPEVPWRRDELDRVLAAVGELVTSLTPTPVDALPVAAYFEEEFRGWRELAAGGAELDWLDPWALSNLDRLAELEEGWPTAAAGETLLHGDLRADNILVTPDRVVFVDWPHASVGAGWVDLTFMLPSVAMQRGPKPWELFEHHPLGVSAPPDRVDAVVAALAGFFVWRGSLPPPPGIPGVRAFQRAQGARALEWLRHRLGGV
- a CDS encoding class I SAM-dependent methyltransferase; the protein is MARGRPIFAAFYDVIGRIDERAGMRERRRDLLAQAHGRVVEIGAGTGLNFAHYPRAVTKVEATEPDPHMRKRARKAAAVAPVPVQVTDAAAEALPFEDASFDAAVATLVLCSVRDPDMALHEIRRVLKPGGRLLFFEHVRGTGRLARWQDRLERPWGWFAGGCHPNRDTLQAVREAGFELEQVEEFDFNPALVLVRPHASGAAARPIGR
- a CDS encoding ribbon-helix-helix domain-containing protein, with translation MRKTTVYLSDEEAEALKHASAVSGKSQSELIREGVRRVTRGRRHKRAFHSMGIGEGPGLPIGQMAEEILEREWAGDLDADR
- the ligA gene encoding NAD-dependent DNA ligase LigA codes for the protein MARTQNQTQERKLAEAKRRVEELREQINHHAYRYYVLDDPEVSDAEYDELVRELQALENEFPELITPDSPTQRVGISPADLFAPVTHATPMLSLDNAFSREELEAWGRRVERIVGEGARFACELKIDGVAVALTYEDGAYVRGATRGDGVTGEDITANIRTVRAVPQRLRLSDPPRMLEVRGEMYLPVKAFEQLNEQLLAEGKRAFANPRNAAAGSLRQKDPTVTASRPLRLWCHGLGRAEGMRFASHSESLAWLREAGLPVDHNIRVVDTLDQVFSFVEHWGKHRHSVDYEIDGVVVKVDQIPLQEELGATSHAPRWAIAYKFPPEERTTLLRAIDVHTGRTGVVTPFARLEPVFVSGVTVTTATLHNEDEVRRKDVRVGDTVIVRRAGDVIPEVVGPVLSKRPKNARRWRFPKRCPSCGTELVRREGEAYRRCPNKRGCPSQNVEWLFAFASRGAMDIEGLGYKTGYLLLDLGWIQDPADVYSLTAEQLAQLPGFAEKRIENLLNAIRASKDRPVWRLLVALNIPHVGSTVARLLTQAFPSVDRLSAATEEDVAAVEGVGPVIARSMVEWFADEHNRALLHKLRGAGVRMEDPEPERPPEGPLTGSTIVLTGGLAAMSRDDATRAAEEAGAKVVSSVSKKTDFVVAGENPGSKYDKAVQLGVEVIDEQEFLKRLGR
- the gatA gene encoding Asp-tRNA(Asn)/Glu-tRNA(Gln) amidotransferase subunit GatA, translated to MARRLRAGEASAAEIAESALRRVEDVDGDVRAFLTVTAERAREQAAAVDARLAGGEELPAVAGIPLALKDVLATRGIRSTCGSKILETYVPPYDCTAWARLREAGSVLVGKTNCDEFAMGSSGENSGYFVTHNPWDLDRVPGGSSAGSAAAVAAGEAVWALGTDTGGSVRQPASLCGVVGLKPTYGLVSRYGLIAFASSLDHVGTFSRSVRDAAVLLSAIAGNDPRDATSVDRPPRDYTEGLDAGLRGLRVGVTRESFDEGVEPAVRDSIRAALDRVERMGAQIGDATLAHQDYAFSAYYLLAPAECSSNLARYDGVRYGLRVPGAGDVVEMMMKTRGAGFGDEVKRRMILGTYSLSAGYYDAFYGQAQRVRTLVIRDYAEQFERFDVLVSPTSPTTAFRIGERTDDPVAMYLSDVFTIPADLAGVPAISVPCGVDESGLPIGLQFTGKALDEATVLRAASAFEQDLGRRERPPLLAPLAG